One window of Channa argus isolate prfri chromosome 4, Channa argus male v1.0, whole genome shotgun sequence genomic DNA carries:
- the aplnr2 gene encoding apelin receptor 2 — protein sequence MDIQMSDADLQGSPSPSPSPPSLLHCDYTDWSPSYSIIPSVYLLAFLVGCLGNSLVLWVYLDRVEGRRMRNRDRGQTRGKRFCCTTSQENINRAQHESSPLENKGNGRFPLGRSYRCSSHSSASSSSLPSIPRPSRSLTESLIASLALADLCFLVTLPLWAVYTAMGYHWPFGQPLCQISSFLTALNMYASVFSLSMLSVERYWVLTGRRQSSHHTRQSYPNRALWILGGMWVLAGVLALPGLLLRSVQELEPDSESKDEFGSVFLSCQMDYSMLIGAQLEESEKERAEMWWAAALSLKSTILGFLLPLVILLVCYCSLAQLLSRHFGKGPRPDRRRQRRLLRVIVTLVMAFFLCWLPLHINKSVSILLEFDIVPYSCSLDQILLAAHPYVTCLAYLNSCLNPLLYAACDPSFRKRCRAALLMMCRMSRSEEGAKDDGVEEKDKGEGSSTVPTGTQQETAHGTEEEMVTER from the coding sequence ATGGACATACAGATGTCAGACGCAGACCTCCAAGGCTCCCCTTCCCCTTCTCCATCTCCCCCTTCCCTCCTCCACTGCGATTACACAGACTGGTCTCCCTCCTACTCCATCATCCCATCAGTCTACCTGCTGGCCTTTCTGGTTGGTTGCCTTGGCAATAGCCTGGTGCTATGGGTCTACCTAGACCGAGTCGAGGGGAGAAGAATGAGAAATAGGGACAGAGGACAAACTCGAGGTAAAAGGTTCTGTTGCACCACCAGTCAGGAGAACATTAACAGAGCTCAACATGAGTCTTCTCCTCTGGAGAACAAAGGAAACGGTAGATTCCCCTTAGGACGAAGCTACAGATGTTCATCTCACTCCTCCGCCTCCTCGTCTTCTCTTCCTTCCATTCCTCGTCCCTCCCGCTCTCTGACCGAATCCCTAATAGCCAGCTTGGCCTTAGCTGACCTTTGCTTCCTTGTGACTCTCCCTCTGTGGGCAGTCTACACAGCCATGGGCTACCACTGGCCTTTTGGGCAACCCCTTTGCCAAATCAGTAGCTTCCTCACTGCTCTCAACATGTACGCCAGCGTGTTCAGCCTGAGCATGCTCAGTGTGGAGCGCTACTGGGTTCTCACTGGACGTCGCCAGTCCAGCCACCACACCCGGCAGAGCTACCCCAATCGGGCTTTGTGGATACTTGGGGGGATGTGGGTGCTGGCGGGGGTCCTGGCACTGCCTGGTTTGCTGCTGCGCTCTGTTCAGGAGCTGGAGCCAGATTCTGAGTCTAAAGATGAGTTTGGATCTGTCTTCCTCTCCTGCCAGATGGATTACTCCATGCTGATCGGGGCACAGCTGGAGgagtcagagaaagagagagctgaGATGTGGTGGGCAGCCGCCTTGAGTCTTAAATCAACTATACTTGGCTTCCTACTTCCTCTTGTCATCTTGCTGGTCTGCTACTGCTCATTGGCTCAGCTTCTCAGCAGACATTTTGGAAAGGGGCCTCGTCCTGACCGCAGGCGCCAGCGCAGACTCCTCCGGGTCATTGTGACATTAGTGATGGCGTTCTTTCTGTGCTGGCTGCCACTGCATATTAATAAGTCTGTGTCCATACTGCTGGAGTTTGATATAGTCCCATATTCCTGCTCTTTAGATCAGATTTTACTCGCTGCTCACCCCTATGTCACCTGTTTAGCTTACCTCAACTCCTGCCTGAACCCTCTCTTGTATGCAGCCTGTGATCCATCTTTCAGGAAGAGATGCAGAGCAGCTCTTCTGATGATGTGCAGGATGAGCAGAAGTGAGGAGGGAGCAAAAGATGACGGAGtggaggagaaagacaaaggTGAAGGGAGCTCAACTGTTCCTACGGGAACGCAGCAGGAAACTGCACatgggacagaggaggagatggtGACTGAACGGTGA
- the hdac10 gene encoding polyamine deacetylase HDAC10 isoform X2: protein MGTALIYDEEMTKYKLLWVDPACKIEVPERLTVSHEALVETGMADRCISIPVREATDADILLVHSEEYLEGVKTTPYMTLEELQEFTQQYGDVYFHPNIYHCAKLAIGASLQLVDSVMTGKVRNGMALVRPPGHHSMRSAASGFCVFNNVAIAARYAKQQYGVQRVLIVDWDIHHGQGVQYCFEDDPSVLYFSWHRYEHQDFWPQLRESDFDSVGKMKGAGFNVNVPWNKVKMHNSDYLSVFFHVLLPVAYEFSPDLVMVCAGFDSAIGDPEGEMCATPDIFAHLTHLLMNLAGGKVCAVLEGGYNLTSLAQSVCQTVQTLLGDPAPRPANLGSPCKSALESLQCVRSAHRQYWTCLKHAADLPTSDISTKRIKLKEEKEKMFKGEQDESTEEKVWTQPPKRVTPPIRTAVVLPDGVTCPDQCKRFSSSADPDPLVVNKLRENYLKDGDDSNALATLSSLIGLADKMEKNEICSGLVLVRDVSMAMMCVVQHAATALSNRVLVVCVGDGKVQNYCSQDGKTLVVQFSSRKSEEEESRYYIPVCLKKGCSDVPGFIHSILGLLLPMGYEYDPGLVVLAQMPDSGICDSVWQQLIGLLQGLAQGHILVLMKEDGRACVGPTASSLLGNAAPSLGQLHASLPEDVEAVESLRHRLEGYWKLLQTTAD from the exons ATGGGAACTGCGTTGATTTATGATGAGGAAATGACCAAATACAAACTTCTCTGGGTTGA tcCAGCATGTAAGATTGAAGTCCCTGAGCGTCTGACAGTGAGTCATGAAGCTTTGGTTGAGACTGGTATGGCTGATCGTTGCATCTCCATACCTGTCCGTGAGGCGACGGATGCAGACATCCTTCTTGTTCACAG TGAGGAATACCTGGAAGGAGTGAAGACGACTCCTTACATGACCCTTGAGGAACTGCAGGAGTTCACCCAGCAGTATGGTGATGTCTACTTTCACCCA AACATCTACCACTGTGCCAAGCTGGCTATAGGAGCCTCACTGCAACTGGTGGACAGTGTTATGACGGGAAAGGTGAGGAATGGCATGGCTCTGGTCAG GCCACCAGGACACCACAGTATGCGCAGTGCTGCCAGTGGCTTCTGTGTGTTTAACAATGTGGCCATAGCAGCTCGATATGCCAAGCAACAATATGGAGTTCAAAG GGTTTTGATTGTTGACTGGGACATACATCATGGTCAAGGGGTACAGTACTGTTTTGAAGATGATCCAAG TGTGCTGTACTTCTCATGGCACCGCTATGAGCATCAGGATTTCTGGCCTCAACTTAGAGAATCCGACTTTGATAGTGTCGGCAAAATGAAAGGGGCTGGATTTAATGTGAATGTGCCGTGGAACAAG GTGAAAATGCACAACAGTGACTATCTCTCAGTCTTTTTTCATGTCCTTCTGCCAGTTGCATATGAG TTTTCCCCGGACTTGGTGATGGTGTGTGCAGGCTTTGACTCAGCCATCGGTGACCCTGAG GGTGAAATGTGTGCAACCCCAGATATATTTGCCCACCTCACTCACCTCCTGATGAATCTCGCAGGAGGCAAAGTGTGCGCTGTGCTGGag GGAGGATACAACTTGACTTCCCTTGCTCAGTCCGTGTGTCAGACAGTCCAAACGTTGCTTGGAGATCCTGCACCACGACCTGCAAACCTTGGCAGTCCCTGTAAAAG TGCACTTGAATCCCTTCAGTGTGTCCGATCAGCTCATAGACAGTATTGGACCTGCCTCAAACATGCAG CTGATCTACCCACTTCTGATATCAGCACTAAGCGCATTAaattaaaggaagaaaaagaaaaaatgtttaaaggagAACAAGATGAAAGCACAGAAGAAAAAGTGTGGACACAGCCTCCGAAACGAGTCACTCCTCCTATCCGGACCGCTGTAGTGCTTCCAGATGGTGTGACTTGCCCGGACCAATGTAAACGCTTCAGTTCGTCCGCAGATCCTGACCCACTAGTGGTAAACAAACTCAG GGAGAATTACCTGAAAGACGGGGATGACAGCAATGCTCTCGCAACTCTCTCCAGTCTTATTGGCCTTGcagataaaatggaaaaaaatgag ATCTGTAGTGGCTTGGTGCTCGTCCGTGACGTCTCCATGGCGATGATGTGTGTTGTCCAGCATGCTGCAACTGCTCTCAGTAATCG gGTTTTAGTCGTGTGTGTCGGAGATGGTAAAGTCCAGAATTACTGCTCACAAGATGG GAAGACACTTGTGGTGCAGTTCAGCAGCAGGAagtcagaggaagaggagagcagATATTACATTCCTGTGTGTCTGAAGAAG GGCTGCAGTGATGTGCCAGGGTTCATACACAGCATCTTGGGCCTCCTCCTGCCTATGGGGTACGAGTACGACCCTGGTCtggttgttttggctcaaatgcCAGATAGTGGGATATGTGACAGTGTGTGGCAACAACTTATAGGTCTGCTGCAGGGCCTCGCTCAAGGCCACATACTTGTACTCATGAAG gAGGATGGGAGGGCATGTGTTGGACCCACAGCCTCCTCCCTACTTGGGAACGCTGCCCCCTCTCTGGGGCAGCTTCATGCTTCTCTACCTGAAGATGTCGAGGCTGTGGAGAGCTTGAGACACAGGCTGGAGGGCTACTGGAAACTACTGCAGACCACAG CAGACTAA
- the hdac10 gene encoding polyamine deacetylase HDAC10 isoform X1 has protein sequence MGTALIYDEEMTKYKLLWVDPACKIEVPERLTVSHEALVETGMADRCISIPVREATDADILLVHSEEYLEGVKTTPYMTLEELQEFTQQYGDVYFHPNIYHCAKLAIGASLQLVDSVMTGKVRNGMALVRPPGHHSMRSAASGFCVFNNVAIAARYAKQQYGVQRVLIVDWDIHHGQGVQYCFEDDPSVLYFSWHRYEHQDFWPQLRESDFDSVGKMKGAGFNVNVPWNKVKMHNSDYLSVFFHVLLPVAYEFSPDLVMVCAGFDSAIGDPEGEMCATPDIFAHLTHLLMNLAGGKVCAVLEGGYNLTSLAQSVCQTVQTLLGDPAPRPANLGSPCKSALESLQCVRSAHRQYWTCLKHAADLPTSDISTKRIKLKEEKEKMFKGEQDESTEEKVWTQPPKRVTPPIRTAVVLPDGVTCPDQCKRFSSSADPDPLVVNKLRENYLKDGDDSNALATLSSLIGLADKMEKNEICSGLVLVRDVSMAMMCVVQHAATALSNRVLVVCVGDGKVQNYCSQDGKTLVVQFSSRKSEEEESRYYIPVCLKKGCSDVPGFIHSILGLLLPMGYEYDPGLVVLAQMPDSGICDSVWQQLIGLLQGLAQGHILVLMKEDGRACVGPTASSLLGNAAPSLGQLHASLPEDVEAVESLRHRLEGYWKLLQTTAAD, from the exons ATGGGAACTGCGTTGATTTATGATGAGGAAATGACCAAATACAAACTTCTCTGGGTTGA tcCAGCATGTAAGATTGAAGTCCCTGAGCGTCTGACAGTGAGTCATGAAGCTTTGGTTGAGACTGGTATGGCTGATCGTTGCATCTCCATACCTGTCCGTGAGGCGACGGATGCAGACATCCTTCTTGTTCACAG TGAGGAATACCTGGAAGGAGTGAAGACGACTCCTTACATGACCCTTGAGGAACTGCAGGAGTTCACCCAGCAGTATGGTGATGTCTACTTTCACCCA AACATCTACCACTGTGCCAAGCTGGCTATAGGAGCCTCACTGCAACTGGTGGACAGTGTTATGACGGGAAAGGTGAGGAATGGCATGGCTCTGGTCAG GCCACCAGGACACCACAGTATGCGCAGTGCTGCCAGTGGCTTCTGTGTGTTTAACAATGTGGCCATAGCAGCTCGATATGCCAAGCAACAATATGGAGTTCAAAG GGTTTTGATTGTTGACTGGGACATACATCATGGTCAAGGGGTACAGTACTGTTTTGAAGATGATCCAAG TGTGCTGTACTTCTCATGGCACCGCTATGAGCATCAGGATTTCTGGCCTCAACTTAGAGAATCCGACTTTGATAGTGTCGGCAAAATGAAAGGGGCTGGATTTAATGTGAATGTGCCGTGGAACAAG GTGAAAATGCACAACAGTGACTATCTCTCAGTCTTTTTTCATGTCCTTCTGCCAGTTGCATATGAG TTTTCCCCGGACTTGGTGATGGTGTGTGCAGGCTTTGACTCAGCCATCGGTGACCCTGAG GGTGAAATGTGTGCAACCCCAGATATATTTGCCCACCTCACTCACCTCCTGATGAATCTCGCAGGAGGCAAAGTGTGCGCTGTGCTGGag GGAGGATACAACTTGACTTCCCTTGCTCAGTCCGTGTGTCAGACAGTCCAAACGTTGCTTGGAGATCCTGCACCACGACCTGCAAACCTTGGCAGTCCCTGTAAAAG TGCACTTGAATCCCTTCAGTGTGTCCGATCAGCTCATAGACAGTATTGGACCTGCCTCAAACATGCAG CTGATCTACCCACTTCTGATATCAGCACTAAGCGCATTAaattaaaggaagaaaaagaaaaaatgtttaaaggagAACAAGATGAAAGCACAGAAGAAAAAGTGTGGACACAGCCTCCGAAACGAGTCACTCCTCCTATCCGGACCGCTGTAGTGCTTCCAGATGGTGTGACTTGCCCGGACCAATGTAAACGCTTCAGTTCGTCCGCAGATCCTGACCCACTAGTGGTAAACAAACTCAG GGAGAATTACCTGAAAGACGGGGATGACAGCAATGCTCTCGCAACTCTCTCCAGTCTTATTGGCCTTGcagataaaatggaaaaaaatgag ATCTGTAGTGGCTTGGTGCTCGTCCGTGACGTCTCCATGGCGATGATGTGTGTTGTCCAGCATGCTGCAACTGCTCTCAGTAATCG gGTTTTAGTCGTGTGTGTCGGAGATGGTAAAGTCCAGAATTACTGCTCACAAGATGG GAAGACACTTGTGGTGCAGTTCAGCAGCAGGAagtcagaggaagaggagagcagATATTACATTCCTGTGTGTCTGAAGAAG GGCTGCAGTGATGTGCCAGGGTTCATACACAGCATCTTGGGCCTCCTCCTGCCTATGGGGTACGAGTACGACCCTGGTCtggttgttttggctcaaatgcCAGATAGTGGGATATGTGACAGTGTGTGGCAACAACTTATAGGTCTGCTGCAGGGCCTCGCTCAAGGCCACATACTTGTACTCATGAAG gAGGATGGGAGGGCATGTGTTGGACCCACAGCCTCCTCCCTACTTGGGAACGCTGCCCCCTCTCTGGGGCAGCTTCATGCTTCTCTACCTGAAGATGTCGAGGCTGTGGAGAGCTTGAGACACAGGCTGGAGGGCTACTGGAAACTACTGCAGACCACAG CAGCAGACTAA